The following proteins are encoded in a genomic region of Candidatus Dependentiae bacterium:
- a CDS encoding AAA family ATPase, translating to MNNSVMKKTFLFLTLLLSQPLSHAFDDTTNIGDMNEISATIIEQAQNILEDQLKKILTQFNAVDCILGDLALVVNNDQVPQTKNKKTVIQGIISVRSLIESVQKDAFVNVSLRQNLMILKILEGLIAHTKQALSDGLTEFPAFDFVTYFQSIKSPQDDSTIDIDALQKNIDAQIADLNSQAASVGLAWYNRAYRKLNDYLIQPSIKAASIGNAGKIAIATSLAAWYFLWYRTEKGEDPNASSKFSHWLRSKVGEHVKIQDRGAIINDDKLGWIGRFEKEAFNLTHGHAEIGKYLVATASPFYYEAFKNASSWCGKKIERTHNFLLGGAYKNKKIEDALNASIEPKYTFDDLVGLDYVKEALSLVVKYVEDPERWDRSKLTPEKGYLLTGPTRSGKSFSAEALAGEIKKVVKRQGRNPDEIGFYVIKGSYIESMGIAKILEMAKREAPCVLFIDEIDLLRLQRAGGNTSLLNEFLTSMSGCLDSDPKKQVIILAATNRPENMDEALKQPGRFGKEIRFDYPGFEHRKEYFIKRLYPVCPSLDRFDLDKVCLETAGCSFETMNSVLKKAIQKSKIQNLPLTQEALDDALDTEVRNMIPGEFKQLSQEEKNIIATHQAGHALATILLDSAEKLTKVTIRPIQEKLKEESPWEAYYKQSNSVEHAQAVVHGKMFTQCCHHTLNLYTKNQKMNLCKIKLAGHIAEELLLGSSGYSYHMEDKEHALRIAQSIVFQGLIISNLPEHVQDKMIDASLALLSKCESEVKELLANNKVALQAISIALQKHLTLTAQDVQEIMDATTSATNTPELTEPVAA from the coding sequence ATGAATAATTCAGTTATGAAAAAAACCTTTCTCTTTCTCACCCTACTCCTGAGTCAACCTTTATCACATGCTTTTGATGACACCACCAACATTGGCGATATGAACGAAATTTCAGCAACCATCATCGAACAAGCGCAAAATATCTTGGAAGATCAACTCAAGAAAATCCTAACACAATTTAACGCCGTTGATTGCATTCTAGGAGACCTGGCTCTGGTTGTCAATAATGACCAAGTCCCGCAAACAAAAAATAAAAAAACAGTCATCCAAGGTATTATAAGCGTGCGTTCTTTAATAGAATCTGTCCAAAAGGATGCCTTCGTTAATGTTAGCCTTAGACAAAACTTAATGATTCTAAAAATCCTAGAAGGCCTTATTGCTCATACCAAGCAGGCACTTTCTGATGGACTTACCGAATTTCCTGCCTTTGATTTTGTCACCTACTTCCAGAGTATCAAAAGCCCCCAGGACGATTCAACTATCGACATTGATGCCCTACAAAAGAACATTGATGCCCAAATTGCCGACCTTAATAGTCAGGCAGCGAGCGTCGGCCTAGCGTGGTACAACAGGGCATACAGAAAGCTTAACGATTATCTTATTCAACCAAGCATCAAAGCAGCTTCAATCGGCAATGCTGGAAAGATAGCCATTGCTACCTCATTAGCAGCTTGGTATTTCTTATGGTATCGCACTGAAAAAGGAGAAGACCCTAACGCATCGAGCAAGTTCTCGCATTGGCTTCGTAGTAAAGTTGGCGAACATGTTAAAATCCAAGACAGAGGCGCCATAATCAATGATGATAAATTGGGATGGATAGGCAGATTCGAAAAAGAAGCATTCAATCTTACTCATGGTCACGCAGAAATTGGCAAATATTTAGTTGCTACGGCTTCACCTTTTTATTATGAAGCATTCAAAAACGCGTCATCTTGGTGTGGTAAAAAAATAGAAAGAACTCATAACTTTTTGCTCGGTGGCGCTTACAAAAATAAAAAAATTGAAGACGCATTGAATGCTAGCATTGAACCAAAGTACACCTTTGATGACCTTGTTGGCCTCGATTACGTAAAAGAAGCATTGTCCCTCGTTGTAAAATACGTAGAAGACCCTGAACGTTGGGATCGTAGCAAGCTAACCCCAGAAAAAGGCTATTTACTTACCGGACCTACACGTTCGGGTAAATCTTTTTCTGCAGAAGCATTGGCTGGCGAAATTAAAAAAGTGGTCAAACGACAAGGCCGCAACCCAGACGAAATTGGCTTTTATGTGATTAAAGGCTCCTACATTGAATCTATGGGTATTGCAAAAATTCTTGAAATGGCAAAAAGAGAAGCGCCATGCGTATTATTTATTGACGAAATCGACCTTCTACGCTTACAACGTGCCGGCGGAAACACTTCATTACTTAATGAATTTTTAACCTCCATGAGTGGCTGCCTTGATAGTGACCCTAAAAAACAGGTTATCATTTTAGCGGCAACCAATAGACCGGAAAATATGGACGAAGCACTCAAACAACCAGGACGATTTGGCAAAGAAATTCGCTTTGACTATCCTGGCTTTGAACACCGCAAAGAATATTTCATCAAGAGATTATATCCTGTGTGCCCATCGCTTGATCGTTTTGATCTTGACAAAGTCTGCTTGGAAACCGCAGGCTGCTCATTTGAAACCATGAATTCTGTTCTCAAAAAAGCAATCCAAAAGTCTAAAATACAAAATCTGCCACTCACCCAAGAAGCACTTGATGATGCATTGGACACAGAAGTGCGCAATATGATTCCCGGAGAATTCAAGCAACTGTCCCAAGAGGAAAAAAACATTATCGCGACTCACCAAGCTGGACATGCTTTAGCAACCATACTCTTAGATAGCGCGGAAAAACTTACCAAAGTGACCATCCGACCAATTCAAGAAAAGCTTAAAGAAGAAAGTCCTTGGGAGGCTTATTATAAACAGAGCAATAGCGTTGAACATGCACAGGCTGTTGTCCATGGTAAAATGTTTACCCAATGCTGTCATCATACCCTGAATCTTTACACTAAAAATCAAAAAATGAATCTATGCAAAATTAAACTTGCCGGACATATCGCAGAAGAACTATTATTGGGATCATCTGGCTATAGTTACCACATGGAAGATAAAGAACATGCATTGCGCATAGCACAGTCCATAGTATTTCAAGGACTCATTATTAGTAATTTGCCTGAACATGTACAAGACAAAATGATTGATGCTTCGCTCGCCCTCTTAAGCAAATGTGAATCAGAAGTTAAAGAACTGCTCGCCAACAATAAAGTAGCATTACAAGCAATCTCTATTGCACTACAAAAACATCTCACGCTAACAGCACAAGATGTTCAAGAAATCATGGATGCAACAACCAGCGCTACAAATACACCAGAACTCACAGAACCTGTCGCTGCATAA
- a CDS encoding GIY-YIG nuclease family protein, with the protein MDFFYVYILQCNDRSYYIGSTDDIHRRLDEHIQPVKKESNAFSYVAERLPFKLVFVEEFERREDAQEAERRLKGWPRKKKEALINSGWEAVPGVTKKGAFTQF; encoded by the coding sequence ATGGATTTTTTTTACGTTTATATTTTGCAATGCAATGATAGATCGTACTATATAGGTTCTACCGATGATATACATCGCAGACTTGATGAACATATACAACCTGTTAAAAAAGAATCCAATGCGTTTAGTTATGTAGCAGAACGATTACCGTTCAAATTAGTATTTGTAGAGGAATTTGAAAGACGAGAAGATGCACAAGAAGCCGAACGGCGATTAAAAGGCTGGCCTCGTAAGAAAAAAGAGGCACTAATTAATAGTGGATGGGAAGCCGTTCCTGGAGTTACAAAAAAGGGTGCATTCACTCAATTTTAA
- a CDS encoding RpiB/LacA/LacB family sugar-phosphate isomerase codes for MKIVIGADHRGFSHKACIKERVQVADKSIEWLDVGAYNADRSDYPVFVEAVCQALLERRADFGILLCGSGVGMSIAANRFPGIYAALAWNEEVARMSRQDDNANILVLPADFVSHEQAIAMVKSWLQATFKQGRYQERLTMVDNLEVD; via the coding sequence GTGAAAATTGTTATAGGTGCCGATCATCGCGGCTTTAGTCACAAAGCATGCATAAAAGAGCGTGTTCAGGTTGCAGATAAATCCATTGAATGGCTTGATGTTGGCGCGTATAATGCAGATCGTTCTGATTATCCGGTGTTTGTTGAGGCCGTCTGCCAAGCACTACTTGAAAGACGTGCTGATTTTGGCATCTTGCTGTGTGGTAGTGGTGTCGGCATGAGCATCGCGGCCAATAGATTCCCTGGAATTTACGCTGCATTGGCTTGGAATGAAGAAGTCGCGCGCATGAGCCGTCAAGATGACAATGCTAATATTTTGGTGCTCCCCGCTGATTTTGTCTCGCATGAACAAGCCATTGCTATGGTCAAGTCTTGGTTACAGGCGACTTTTAAACAGGGACGTTATCAAGAGCGACTTACTATGGTTGATAATCTAGAAGTTGATTAA
- a CDS encoding FtsX-like permease family protein: protein MNPLTLLLAWRYALGSQHEKNIASMVKVCFLGILIGSFSLALVIAVMNGFEKVTHEKMQSIHAQIIMRSHGHNLDYEKVSHVLRNEFPEVAFFSPTSYQQVIIQPTDSDDITNLIALKSIDPAQESLVTTFDKKIIASASKDLSLKGTITDDTILIGQTLAKNLNLSSGDTINILFPDNEKTKSRKITLAISQATVGGIFTTGIDEFDAGLALCNHDFFNTLFPNDGVTQINIKLKPDAHEQVVITRLKERFQLEVYSWQCLYPALVAALKLEKYAMFLILALITLVASMNIISLLFMQITQKRGDIAILKAMGLSDGTISRIFLLMGMGITCCATLLGLALATLASWVLETYPFITLPDAYYVTHLPSKMEWHLLLIVFIVIMCLSFIATLFPAYRTRSINIAQILRFEA, encoded by the coding sequence ATGAATCCTCTCACTCTGCTCCTTGCATGGCGCTACGCACTCGGCTCACAACACGAAAAAAACATTGCCAGCATGGTAAAAGTCTGCTTTTTAGGTATTTTAATTGGATCATTTTCTCTTGCACTTGTGATTGCCGTCATGAATGGCTTTGAGAAGGTCACGCATGAAAAAATGCAAAGTATCCACGCACAAATCATCATGCGCAGCCATGGACACAACCTCGACTACGAAAAAGTCAGCCACGTATTGCGCAATGAATTTCCTGAAGTTGCTTTTTTTAGTCCTACTTCATACCAGCAAGTTATTATTCAACCTACAGATTCTGACGATATTACCAATCTCATTGCTCTTAAATCGATTGACCCCGCACAAGAATCTCTGGTTACCACGTTCGATAAAAAAATCATTGCATCCGCGAGTAAGGATCTTTCGCTCAAGGGAACCATTACTGATGACACTATTCTGATTGGTCAAACGTTGGCTAAAAATTTAAATCTTTCGTCGGGCGACACTATCAATATTCTGTTTCCTGACAACGAAAAAACAAAGTCTCGCAAAATAACCCTTGCGATATCTCAAGCGACAGTAGGCGGCATTTTTACCACAGGGATCGATGAATTTGATGCTGGACTGGCGCTATGCAATCATGATTTTTTTAATACACTGTTTCCCAACGATGGGGTCACGCAGATTAATATCAAGCTAAAACCTGACGCTCATGAACAAGTCGTTATCACTCGATTAAAAGAACGCTTTCAGTTAGAAGTGTATTCATGGCAATGTCTTTATCCAGCACTCGTTGCCGCTCTTAAATTAGAAAAATATGCCATGTTTTTAATTCTTGCATTAATCACCCTGGTGGCAAGCATGAATATTATTTCTCTGTTGTTTATGCAAATCACTCAAAAGCGTGGCGACATTGCAATCCTCAAAGCAATGGGTCTATCTGACGGCACGATTAGCAGAATATTTCTTCTTATGGGTATGGGTATTACCTGTTGCGCAACGCTCCTAGGACTCGCATTAGCCACCCTTGCAAGCTGGGTATTAGAAACGTACCCATTCATCACTCTACCAGACGCTTATTACGTCACCCATCTACCATCAAAAATGGAATGGCATTTGCTCCTGATTGTTTTTATCGTTATCATGTGTTTGAGTTTTATTGCAACCTTGTTTCCTGCTTACAGAACTCGCTCCATAAACATTGCGCAAATTCTACGCTTTGAAGCATAA
- the pgk gene encoding phosphoglycerate kinase, which translates to MINIHSALPTWDLTNKRVLVRADLNVPLANGAIAHDYRLQSILPTIDLIQKNGGKVIIITHMGRPKKPTAELSTKNLIPWFEKKGYTITWTDNLNDAYNKSLEDQKSILLCENLRFFPGEKGGDATFAQSLARLGDYYVNDAFAAMHRGDTSITLVPTYFAPDKRTIGLLVEKEITTLDKLLTSSKKSFVLILGGGKVVEKLRLIENMLDKVQTILLCPAIVFTFLKALGKPVGKSLVDQTALTICANLMEQAQQKKVSLEFPIDYQIATDNINGPLSLVEADAFPANGIGISIGPKTVELFKEHINNAHTIFFNAAMGFGDRKETVEGTTALLHAVAESNAFSVVGGGDSVAATETLNIHDRIDYLSTGGGATLTYLSSQTLPGLVALDIIKKST; encoded by the coding sequence ATGATAAATATACATTCTGCCCTGCCAACCTGGGATCTTACTAACAAAAGAGTATTAGTACGTGCCGATTTAAATGTACCTCTAGCCAACGGCGCCATCGCTCATGACTATCGCCTACAATCCATACTGCCCACCATTGACCTTATTCAAAAAAATGGCGGCAAAGTTATTATCATAACCCATATGGGCCGACCAAAGAAACCAACAGCTGAACTCTCAACCAAAAACCTTATTCCCTGGTTTGAAAAAAAAGGCTACACAATAACCTGGACCGACAATCTTAATGATGCCTACAACAAAAGCCTTGAAGATCAAAAAAGCATTCTTTTATGCGAAAATTTACGATTTTTTCCAGGAGAAAAAGGTGGCGATGCTACCTTTGCTCAAAGCCTGGCACGATTAGGCGATTATTATGTCAATGATGCCTTTGCAGCTATGCATAGAGGCGACACATCAATCACGCTTGTACCCACTTATTTTGCGCCAGATAAGCGCACGATAGGATTATTGGTTGAAAAAGAAATAACAACACTCGACAAATTGCTCACTTCATCAAAAAAATCATTTGTCTTAATCCTTGGCGGTGGAAAAGTAGTTGAAAAATTACGACTCATAGAAAACATGCTCGATAAGGTCCAAACAATTTTGCTGTGTCCGGCAATCGTGTTTACCTTTTTAAAGGCACTGGGCAAACCCGTGGGAAAATCCCTTGTTGACCAAACAGCGCTCACTATATGCGCGAATCTCATGGAACAAGCACAACAAAAAAAAGTATCGTTAGAATTTCCTATTGATTATCAGATAGCTACTGATAACATCAATGGACCATTAAGCCTTGTAGAAGCCGATGCATTTCCTGCTAACGGCATAGGTATATCTATTGGTCCAAAAACAGTCGAACTATTTAAAGAACACATTAACAATGCACACACAATTTTTTTTAATGCCGCTATGGGATTTGGGGATAGAAAAGAAACAGTAGAAGGCACCACAGCATTATTGCATGCAGTGGCAGAATCCAATGCCTTTAGTGTCGTTGGCGGAGGCGACTCAGTAGCCGCAACAGAGACGCTCAACATACACGATAGAATCGATTATCTTTCAACCGGTGGTGGCGCAACATTGACCTATCTCAGTAGCCAAACGCTACCAGGACTCGTTGCACTCGATATCATAAAAAAATCCACCTAA